In Nevskiales bacterium, the genomic window GCAGACCGGCGCGGCATGCGTGTCCACGCGCAGGTCCTCGGCCTCGACGTAATGCCCGGCGACATGCGCATAAACGATGCGCTCGCGCGGCAGCGCCTTGAGGAAGGCCAGCGGGTCGTAGCGGTGGTTGATACTGTTGACGTAGATGTTGTTGACGTCCAGGAGCAGGCCGCAGTCGGCGCGCTCCAGCACCGCCA contains:
- a CDS encoding DUF692 family protein gives rise to the protein AVLERADCGLLLDVNNIYVNSINHRYDPLAFLKALPRERIVYAHVAGHYVEAEDLRVDTHAAPVCDPVWQLLDAAYAHFGVFPTLLERDFNIPPLAELLREVAAIGRLQAKHSCQGQETDAFPAPRVGRG